The following are encoded in a window of Amycolatopsis solani genomic DNA:
- a CDS encoding AAA family ATPase: MAEVTGVAGRVVGRRREREVLGSAFANARAGSATLVRVRGATGTGKTALLAEFARSVGDRAVVLSETCRRPGGGTAGRAAEGLLPDAGSRYGMPVPVLSRRLGRRLAELTVTGPVVVLLDDFHHCDEASVRVLAHQAHRGAEQPLLVVVAQRPTARPLWPPMALPPGDVATVDLADFGETEVAEVAAAWWHEPPGPGFARELSRLTGGNPALLGELCAALHLEGLAPDDQALARARVLAPGARARLVERVLAGRPEHVRHVAEALAVFGAPDVELVALLGGVPEPLAADALGVLAAEGLLRDGGGELASPAVRDAVLAGVPERRLGPLRLTAARLLNDRGRSPEDVGAHLLGRRLLPERWMRDVLAEAARTAERSGRPHDAARYLGVLVADRPHDMPVRIEFARLVGVRDPLAAYATLAGMAELAEDTRSRARISLQLAIAALSAREPQEATRLLTGALEQLDEDRAGDADRGLRTELEAALLAVAFEQPGSLELVGARLPAMSALTGQTPPEVGVLALAALAHMIRGTDRDLAISCARRALERPEPSVRWACSLAAYVLFAADEVDEALHALGGLSPGPVRDDTGWTEVVALTAHSWLTCGAGDLSRALSDATAAARAAERDDRAELATAPLVASALVLLQQGDVDGAGAAMARADRTGPDGSVLRFPFHLLARGRLAEARGDLEGALAHLRRCGAALRAEGGANPLFVPWWLDGARVLVRLGRRAEAADLVAHGEELARAWGSASARGLALLGRGLVAEGDAAVDGLTAAAGVLGGTAASWYLAEAETALGQALLRAGDHQGARRAFRAAVDLSVRSGFWSRAEEAQAGVTAAGGRNYPVTGSVTDVLTLGERRVGELAATGATNRTIADALQLAVRTVEIHLTSVYRKLGVNGRTQLQERFPGGLIAPEPAL; the protein is encoded by the coding sequence ATGGCGGAGGTGACGGGCGTCGCCGGGCGCGTGGTCGGCCGGCGGCGGGAACGGGAAGTCCTCGGTTCGGCGTTCGCCAACGCGCGGGCCGGGTCGGCGACCCTGGTGCGGGTGCGCGGGGCGACCGGCACCGGCAAGACGGCGTTGCTGGCGGAGTTCGCGCGGTCGGTCGGCGACCGCGCGGTCGTGCTGTCGGAGACCTGCCGCCGTCCGGGCGGCGGGACCGCCGGACGGGCGGCCGAAGGGCTGCTCCCGGACGCCGGGAGCCGGTACGGCATGCCGGTACCGGTGCTGTCGCGGCGGCTGGGCCGCCGGCTGGCCGAGCTCACCGTGACCGGTCCCGTCGTCGTCCTGCTCGACGACTTCCACCACTGCGACGAGGCGTCCGTCCGGGTGCTGGCGCACCAGGCGCACCGCGGCGCCGAGCAGCCCCTGCTCGTCGTGGTCGCGCAGCGGCCAACCGCACGGCCGCTGTGGCCGCCGATGGCGCTGCCGCCCGGCGACGTCGCGACCGTCGACCTGGCGGACTTCGGCGAAACCGAGGTCGCCGAGGTCGCCGCCGCGTGGTGGCACGAACCGCCCGGACCCGGCTTCGCGCGCGAGCTGTCCCGGCTGACCGGCGGCAACCCCGCCCTCCTCGGCGAACTCTGCGCGGCCCTGCACCTGGAGGGACTCGCCCCGGACGACCAGGCGCTGGCGCGGGCCCGCGTGCTCGCCCCGGGCGCCCGCGCCCGGCTGGTCGAGCGCGTCCTCGCCGGCCGCCCGGAGCACGTCCGGCACGTCGCCGAGGCGCTGGCCGTGTTCGGCGCGCCCGACGTGGAGCTCGTCGCCCTGCTCGGCGGCGTGCCCGAACCGCTCGCCGCCGACGCGCTCGGCGTCCTGGCCGCCGAAGGGCTGCTGCGCGACGGCGGCGGAGAACTCGCCTCGCCCGCGGTCCGCGACGCGGTGCTGGCCGGCGTGCCGGAACGGCGGCTCGGCCCGCTGCGGCTGACCGCGGCGCGGCTGCTCAACGACCGCGGCCGCTCGCCCGAGGACGTCGGCGCGCACCTGCTCGGCCGCCGGCTGCTGCCGGAGCGGTGGATGCGGGACGTGCTCGCCGAGGCCGCGCGCACCGCCGAACGGTCGGGACGGCCGCACGACGCCGCCCGCTACCTCGGGGTGCTCGTCGCCGACCGGCCGCACGACATGCCGGTGCGGATCGAGTTCGCCCGGCTGGTCGGCGTGCGCGACCCGCTGGCCGCGTACGCGACGCTGGCCGGCATGGCCGAACTGGCCGAAGACACCCGCAGCCGGGCCCGGATCTCCTTGCAGCTGGCCATCGCCGCGCTGTCGGCGCGCGAACCGCAGGAGGCGACGCGGCTGCTGACCGGCGCCCTCGAGCAGCTCGACGAAGACCGGGCCGGCGACGCCGATCGCGGCCTGCGGACCGAGCTCGAGGCCGCGCTGCTGGCCGTCGCGTTCGAACAGCCCGGCTCGCTGGAGCTGGTCGGCGCGCGCCTGCCCGCGATGTCCGCGCTGACCGGCCAGACCCCGCCCGAGGTCGGGGTGCTGGCGCTGGCCGCGCTGGCGCACATGATCCGCGGCACCGACCGGGACCTCGCGATCTCCTGTGCGCGGCGGGCCCTCGAACGCCCGGAACCTTCGGTGCGGTGGGCGTGTTCGCTGGCCGCCTACGTCCTGTTCGCCGCCGACGAGGTCGACGAAGCACTGCACGCGCTGGGCGGCCTCTCGCCCGGCCCGGTGCGCGACGACACCGGCTGGACGGAAGTCGTGGCCCTGACCGCGCATTCGTGGCTCACCTGCGGGGCGGGCGACCTGTCACGGGCGCTCTCGGACGCGACGGCGGCCGCGCGCGCCGCCGAGCGCGACGACCGCGCCGAGCTCGCGACCGCGCCCCTGGTCGCGAGTGCGCTGGTCCTGCTGCAGCAGGGCGACGTCGACGGGGCGGGCGCGGCGATGGCCCGCGCCGACCGGACCGGGCCCGACGGGTCCGTGCTGCGCTTCCCCTTCCACCTGCTGGCGCGGGGACGGCTCGCCGAGGCCCGCGGAGACCTCGAAGGGGCGCTGGCGCACCTGCGCCGGTGCGGCGCCGCCCTGCGCGCGGAAGGCGGCGCCAACCCGCTGTTCGTCCCGTGGTGGCTCGACGGCGCCCGGGTGCTCGTCCGGCTCGGCCGGCGGGCGGAGGCCGCGGACCTCGTGGCGCACGGCGAAGAACTGGCCCGCGCCTGGGGATCGGCGTCGGCACGGGGGCTGGCGCTGCTGGGCCGCGGCCTGGTGGCCGAAGGCGACGCCGCCGTCGACGGCCTCACCGCGGCGGCCGGGGTGCTCGGCGGGACGGCGGCGTCCTGGTACCTCGCCGAAGCGGAAACCGCGTTGGGACAAGCACTTCTGCGTGCCGGTGACCACCAGGGCGCGCGCCGGGCGTTCCGGGCCGCCGTGGACCTTTCGGTGCGCTCGGGGTTCTGGAGCCGGGCCGAGGAGGCCCAAGCCGGGGTGACCGCGGCCGGTGGCCGCAACTACCCCGTCACCGGCAGCGTGACCGACGTGCTGACCCTGGGGGAACGGCGGGTCGGCGAGCTCGCCGCGACCGGCGCCACCAACCGGACCATCGCCGACGCGCTCCAGCTCGCCGTGCGGACCGTCGAGATCCACCTGACGAGCGTCTACCGCAAGCTGGGCGTCAACGGCCGCACCCAGCTGCAGGAGCGGTTCCCCGGCGGCCTGATCGCGCCGGAACCCGCGCTGTGA
- a CDS encoding thioesterase II family protein produces the protein MNIADNATTSWIRRYHPAPGAGTRLVCFPHAGGSASYFHPVSARFAPDVDVVSLQYPGRQDRRREPNLASIAELADLIADELAALSDKPAVFFGHSMGAVLAFETAWRLELRGLRAPGAIVASGRRGPSTFRDERIHERDDDGVLDEVRELNRVDRTVIGDDEILRMALPAIRADYRAIETYACPAGRRVRCPVTVLIGDQDPKVTAEEAGNWGEHTEGGLRLSVFPGGHFFLARHQSAVNAELQRELQALAAPAAALPSGRDST, from the coding sequence GTGAACATCGCGGACAACGCCACGACGTCGTGGATCCGCCGTTACCACCCGGCACCCGGCGCGGGCACCCGGCTCGTCTGCTTCCCCCACGCCGGCGGCTCGGCCAGCTACTTCCACCCGGTCTCCGCGCGGTTCGCGCCGGACGTCGACGTCGTTTCGCTGCAGTACCCGGGGCGCCAGGACCGCCGCCGGGAGCCGAACCTCGCCTCGATCGCCGAGCTGGCCGACCTGATCGCCGACGAGCTGGCCGCCCTCTCCGACAAGCCGGCCGTGTTCTTCGGGCACAGCATGGGCGCGGTGCTCGCCTTCGAAACCGCGTGGCGGCTGGAACTGCGCGGCCTGCGGGCGCCGGGGGCGATCGTCGCGTCCGGGCGGCGCGGGCCGTCGACCTTCCGCGACGAGCGGATCCACGAGCGCGACGACGACGGCGTGCTCGACGAGGTCCGGGAACTCAACCGGGTGGACCGGACGGTCATCGGCGACGACGAGATCCTGCGGATGGCGCTGCCGGCGATCCGCGCCGACTACCGGGCGATCGAGACCTACGCCTGCCCGGCCGGGCGCCGCGTCCGCTGCCCGGTCACCGTGCTGATCGGCGACCAGGACCCGAAGGTGACCGCCGAGGAGGCCGGGAACTGGGGCGAGCACACCGAAGGCGGCCTCCGGCTGTCGGTCTTCCCCGGTGGGCACTTCTTCCTCGCCCGGCACCAGAGCGCGGTGAACGCGGAGCTCCAGCGGGAGCTCCAGGCCCTGGCCGCCCCCGCGGCGGCATTGCCTTCCGGGCGTGATTCAACATAA
- a CDS encoding DeoR/GlpR family DNA-binding transcription regulator: protein MYAEERQQLILEQARSRGRVDVAELAGEFAVTTETIRRDLTTLERHGSLRRVHGGAIPIERLGFEPALNTRESVMTAEKKRIGKAALAELPAEGAILLDAGTTTAHLAEALPIDCNLTVVTNSVNIALTLSKRPNLTVMLVGGRLRARTLASVDSWALHSLSETFVEVAFMATNGLSVERGLTTPDPAEAMVKRASIAGARRVVLLADHTKVGNDHFARFAELSEVDTFITDGGIDSTVAAEIEREGVNVLTA, encoded by the coding sequence GTGTACGCGGAAGAGCGTCAGCAGCTGATCCTCGAGCAGGCCCGGTCCCGCGGCCGGGTCGACGTGGCCGAACTGGCCGGCGAGTTCGCCGTGACGACGGAGACGATCCGCCGCGACCTCACCACGCTGGAACGCCACGGGTCGCTCCGCCGGGTGCACGGCGGGGCGATCCCCATCGAGCGCCTGGGGTTCGAACCGGCGTTGAACACCCGCGAAAGCGTGATGACGGCGGAGAAGAAGCGCATCGGCAAGGCCGCGCTCGCCGAACTGCCCGCGGAAGGCGCGATCCTGCTCGACGCGGGCACGACCACCGCGCACCTCGCGGAAGCGCTTCCCATCGACTGCAACCTCACGGTGGTCACCAACTCGGTGAACATCGCGCTGACGCTGTCCAAGCGTCCCAACCTGACGGTGATGCTGGTGGGCGGGCGCCTGCGGGCGCGCACGCTCGCGTCGGTCGACTCGTGGGCGTTGCACTCGCTCAGCGAAACGTTCGTCGAGGTGGCGTTCATGGCGACCAACGGCCTGTCGGTCGAGCGCGGCCTCACCACCCCGGACCCGGCGGAGGCGATGGTCAAGCGCGCCTCGATCGCCGGCGCCCGCCGCGTCGTGCTCCTCGCCGACCACACGAAGGTCGGCAACGACCACTTCGCCCGCTTCGCCGAGCTGTCCGAAGTGGACACGTTCATCACCGACGGCGGCATCGATTCCACGGTGGCCGCCGAAATCGAACGCGAAGGCGTGAACGTCCTGACCGCGTGA
- a CDS encoding cytochrome P450, translating to MVSTEPGVVGFPRRAPGQVTPPEGYAELRSRPGLCRTVLPGGTPVWLVARHEDVRAALTDPRLSSDPSKPGFPATGGAPEALPGWFVAMDAPEHTRYRKLLIPEFTVRKVRELRPGVQQVVDERIDAMLAAGNSADLVSAFCLVLPSLVICQLLGVPYADHEHFESRTRVLVSLASTARQREVALGEINTYLAELIAAKRARPGEDLISRLIDGGVLDDAELLGVAMLLLVAGHETTANMLSLGVVTLLENPQWIGHEGVVEELLRFFSISDVVSLRVATEDLEIAGQLIRRGEGVAPLGLAAGHDGTVFEDAGEFCPARSARHHVAFGYGIHQCIGQHLARLEMDVALTTLFERVPRLRLAVPADELEFKHDGVLFGLYELPVRW from the coding sequence ATGGTGAGCACGGAACCCGGGGTCGTCGGCTTCCCGCGGCGGGCGCCCGGTCAGGTCACTCCGCCCGAGGGTTATGCCGAGCTGCGGTCCCGGCCCGGGTTGTGCCGGACCGTGCTGCCCGGGGGGACGCCCGTCTGGCTCGTCGCGCGGCACGAGGACGTCCGGGCCGCGCTGACCGATCCGCGGCTGAGCTCCGATCCGTCGAAGCCGGGTTTTCCCGCCACCGGCGGGGCGCCGGAAGCGCTTCCCGGGTGGTTCGTGGCCATGGACGCGCCCGAGCACACGCGGTACCGGAAGCTGCTCATCCCCGAATTCACCGTGCGGAAGGTGCGTGAACTGCGGCCCGGCGTGCAGCAGGTCGTCGACGAGCGGATCGACGCCATGCTCGCCGCCGGGAACTCCGCGGACCTCGTGTCCGCCTTCTGCCTCGTGCTGCCGTCGCTCGTCATCTGCCAGCTGCTCGGGGTTCCCTACGCGGACCACGAGCACTTCGAGTCCCGCACCCGTGTCCTGGTCAGCCTCGCTTCGACGGCCCGGCAGCGGGAAGTCGCGCTGGGGGAAATCAACACCTACCTCGCCGAGCTGATCGCGGCGAAGCGGGCGCGGCCGGGGGAGGACCTGATCAGCCGGCTGATCGACGGCGGGGTGCTGGACGACGCCGAGCTGCTGGGCGTGGCCATGCTGCTGCTGGTCGCCGGGCACGAGACCACCGCCAACATGCTGTCGCTCGGGGTCGTGACGCTGCTGGAGAACCCGCAGTGGATCGGGCACGAGGGTGTCGTGGAGGAGCTGCTGCGGTTCTTCTCGATCTCCGACGTCGTCAGCCTGCGCGTCGCCACCGAGGACCTCGAGATCGCCGGCCAGCTCATCCGCCGCGGGGAAGGGGTCGCGCCGCTCGGGCTGGCGGCGGGGCACGACGGGACCGTGTTCGAGGACGCCGGCGAGTTCTGCCCGGCCCGCTCGGCGCGCCACCACGTCGCCTTCGGCTACGGGATCCACCAGTGCATCGGGCAGCACCTGGCCCGGCTGGAAATGGACGTCGCGCTGACCACGCTGTTCGAGCGGGTGCCGCGGCTGCGGCTGGCGGTGCCCGCCGACGAGCTGGAGTTCAAGCACGACGGAGTCCTCTTCGGACTCTACGAGCTGCCGGTGCGCTGGTAG
- a CDS encoding MFS transporter, which yields MDDLTRRRRWAALLALALGSVGIGLTEFVPAGLLPEIARSVVGNAEPDSVARAGWMITAYALGVVVGAPVLATITAPMRRKRLVLGLLVFFVLGTAASAVASTFGLVLVARFAAGLPHGAYFGSAGLLAATLMGPGSEGRGFAVVLSGLTVANVAGVPVITRLGQAAGWRAAYLVIAGVFLLALLAVAATVPDGPAPGGSPSGELRALRRPQVWLVAATASIGIAGFFAVDSYLAPITTSVTGLSPGAVPWVLVAVGLGMTAGNFLGGWQADRNLRRAMVAGFAAVIAANVYFGLTVGSAFGLFTGAFLIGGTILFLGPVLQARLIAVAPGAQLMGAALNQSAFNTANSLGAALGSVVISVGLGYRATAWAGVVVSAIGLVLAVAGFAVDRRRAAA from the coding sequence ATGGACGACCTCACCCGTCGGCGCCGCTGGGCGGCCCTGCTCGCGCTGGCCCTCGGGTCGGTGGGGATCGGGCTGACGGAGTTCGTGCCGGCCGGGCTGCTGCCCGAGATCGCGCGCAGCGTGGTGGGGAACGCCGAACCCGATTCCGTCGCCCGGGCCGGGTGGATGATCACCGCGTACGCGCTCGGCGTGGTCGTGGGCGCGCCCGTGCTCGCCACGATCACCGCCCCGATGCGGCGCAAACGCCTGGTGCTCGGGCTGCTCGTGTTCTTCGTGCTCGGCACCGCCGCGTCCGCGGTCGCCTCGACGTTCGGCCTGGTGCTGGTGGCCCGGTTCGCCGCCGGCCTGCCGCACGGCGCCTACTTCGGGTCCGCCGGCCTGCTCGCGGCGACGCTGATGGGGCCGGGCAGCGAGGGGCGCGGTTTCGCCGTGGTGCTGAGCGGGCTGACCGTGGCCAACGTGGCGGGCGTCCCGGTGATCACGCGGCTCGGGCAGGCCGCCGGCTGGCGCGCGGCCTACCTGGTCATCGCCGGGGTCTTCCTGCTCGCGCTGCTCGCGGTGGCGGCGACGGTGCCCGACGGGCCGGCCCCGGGCGGATCGCCGTCCGGCGAACTGCGCGCGCTGCGCCGGCCGCAGGTGTGGCTGGTCGCGGCGACCGCGTCGATCGGGATCGCCGGCTTCTTCGCCGTCGACAGCTACCTCGCGCCGATCACGACGTCGGTCACCGGCCTGTCGCCGGGCGCGGTGCCGTGGGTGCTGGTCGCGGTCGGTCTCGGCATGACGGCGGGGAACTTCCTCGGCGGCTGGCAGGCGGACCGGAACCTGCGGCGGGCGATGGTGGCGGGCTTCGCGGCGGTGATCGCCGCGAACGTCTACTTCGGACTGACGGTGGGTTCGGCGTTCGGGCTGTTCACCGGCGCGTTCCTGATCGGCGGGACGATCCTGTTCCTGGGCCCGGTGCTGCAGGCCCGGCTGATCGCGGTGGCGCCGGGCGCCCAGCTGATGGGCGCGGCGCTGAACCAGTCGGCGTTCAACACCGCCAACAGCCTCGGCGCGGCACTGGGCAGCGTGGTCATTTCGGTCGGCCTCGGCTACCGCGCGACGGCGTGGGCCGGGGTGGTCGTGAGCGCGATCGGGCTCGTGCTGGCTGTGGCCGGGTTCGCGGTGGACCGCCGCCGGGCCGCCGCGTAG
- a CDS encoding ROK family transcriptional regulator produces MHLAFLRDYHEALVLALARTVPTLERGTVAEVTGLTPQAVSKVLARLVEEGLLEPAGVRRPARGKPAAVYRLVPGSRWAIGAHVTRRELRLVLTDLAGTVHASTAAPLPADFTPEQLLGELSSGVTTMIDGHSLRTPELAGVGIGMIGPLDQSTGTVRGAHRLRHWRDVPLAELAGKRLGLPVVVDKDVTAGITAEAWRRGTTFRDAALVVVDAGVGAGLWLGGAAHRGAHTNASEFGHAVVQLDGPLCACGRRGCLEAVHERAPGPAAAAAVLATGVVNLLQTLDLGHIVLGGADLLPHGELYRDAVEHAVRTQLPGAGWLTVEVSLTALGTDVVAAGAAMQVLNTRYGLPEPPRPRPSLS; encoded by the coding sequence GTGCATCTGGCTTTCCTGCGGGACTACCACGAAGCGCTGGTGCTCGCGCTGGCCCGGACCGTGCCCACGCTCGAGCGCGGCACCGTCGCCGAGGTCACCGGGCTGACCCCGCAGGCCGTGTCGAAGGTGCTGGCCCGCCTGGTCGAGGAGGGACTGCTCGAACCGGCGGGCGTGCGGCGCCCGGCGCGCGGCAAACCGGCCGCGGTCTACCGGCTCGTCCCGGGGAGCCGCTGGGCGATCGGCGCGCACGTCACCCGCCGCGAACTGCGCCTGGTCCTCACCGACCTGGCCGGCACCGTCCACGCGTCGACGGCGGCGCCGCTGCCCGCCGACTTCACGCCGGAACAGCTGCTGGGCGAACTGTCCTCCGGCGTCACGACGATGATCGACGGGCACAGCCTGCGCACGCCGGAGCTCGCCGGGGTCGGCATCGGCATGATCGGGCCGCTCGACCAGTCGACCGGCACCGTCCGCGGCGCCCACCGGCTGCGGCACTGGCGTGACGTCCCGCTCGCCGAACTCGCCGGGAAGCGGCTGGGCCTGCCCGTGGTCGTGGACAAGGACGTCACCGCCGGGATCACGGCCGAGGCCTGGCGCCGCGGCACCACCTTCCGCGACGCCGCCCTGGTCGTGGTCGACGCCGGGGTGGGCGCCGGGCTGTGGCTGGGCGGTGCGGCCCACCGCGGCGCGCACACCAACGCCAGCGAGTTCGGCCACGCCGTCGTCCAGCTCGACGGGCCGCTCTGCGCGTGCGGACGCCGCGGCTGCCTGGAAGCGGTCCACGAGCGCGCGCCCGGCCCCGCCGCGGCGGCCGCCGTGCTCGCGACCGGCGTGGTCAACCTCCTCCAGACCCTCGACCTCGGCCACATCGTCCTCGGCGGGGCGGACCTGCTCCCCCACGGCGAGCTCTACCGCGACGCCGTCGAACACGCCGTGCGCACCCAGCTGCCGGGCGCCGGCTGGCTCACCGTGGAGGTCTCCCTGACCGCGCTGGGCACCGACGTCGTGGCGGCCGGGGCGGCCATGCAGGTGCTCAACACCCGCTACGGCCTCCCCGAACCGCCGCGACCCCGGCCGTCGCTCAGCTGA
- a CDS encoding family 16 glycoside hydrolase: MLSSLVTALSAVVVAPAHAAVPPQEPGVTLRVFDLQTELTKLCTIKPGLTPNVDKLMPTINWTGTGDFGVGDFFVSEVTANISIATAGTHQFRLTSDDGSRLSVDGQVVITNDGLHGATAVTGSVSLTTGYHALRIEHFDNAGEQQITLEWQPPGASAFAVVPNSVLSTDAGVVRVTSPGKKECEGTADSPGDGLPLTSVHPGFTLTDLRPAGFQPQVTGMDWLPDGRLAIATWGGSNNTAGEVQLISNATGTTDPSRVRTQRIASGLKEPMGVKYVDGKLYVSEKTRLVELNDTNGDGVTDVYRTVATWPFGGNFHEFAFGLLYKDGFFYVNLSVAIDLGGATTNPQPAPGRGVTIKVDKNTGAVSTIAGGLRTPHGIGWGPEGDIFVTDNQGGWLPANKLVRVEQNRFFNHYTNPAGPFDAQPVTAPVVWLPHNEIANSPSNPVQLTQGTFAGQLVYGDVTYGGLQRVYLEKVNGEYQGAVFRMTQGLESGVSRISLGPDGAIYTGGIDGGGNWGQPGKLAYGLQKLTPNGTNAFDMLAMRAVSGGFELEYTQPLSAATVQNLSTKYQVSQWRYVPTAAYGGPKVDEQTLSVTGATVSADRKKVTLQIAGLQAGRVVHVRSPRPFAAESGTPLWSTEAWYTLNSVVGGPPASVTYEAERATLTGGASVNTDHPGYQATGFVDGYWNQGAATTFAVTAPSAGTYNVGLRYSNGPNPSAGTKSVSVYVNGTKVRQTRLASTTTWDNWALQPEALPLAAGANSISYRFDSGDAGNVNLDNITVTAATRVPLFDGTNLNAWELRSGGAAPWPIDGGSMEALGGDIRTRQKFGDFKLHVEWYEPDYPPEVTGQARGNSGVYLQDRYELQVLDSFGDTTLANDEAGSIYSQKAPDVNAATAPRTWQTYDITFRAARFDSAGTKTDNARVTVVWNGVTVHNDVAITGSTGGGDPEGAALGAIRLQDHGDAGANPRFRNVWVEPIS, from the coding sequence ATGCTTTCATCACTGGTCACGGCCCTGTCCGCCGTCGTCGTCGCACCCGCTCACGCCGCCGTGCCACCCCAAGAGCCGGGGGTGACGCTCCGGGTTTTCGATCTGCAAACCGAGCTGACCAAGCTCTGCACCATCAAGCCCGGGTTGACCCCCAACGTCGACAAGCTGATGCCGACGATCAACTGGACCGGCACCGGCGACTTCGGGGTCGGCGACTTCTTCGTGTCCGAGGTGACCGCCAACATCAGCATCGCGACGGCCGGCACCCACCAGTTCCGGCTGACCAGTGACGACGGCTCGCGCCTGAGCGTCGACGGCCAGGTCGTGATCACCAACGACGGCCTGCACGGGGCGACCGCGGTGACCGGCTCGGTCTCGCTGACCACCGGCTACCACGCGCTGCGGATCGAGCACTTCGACAACGCAGGCGAGCAGCAGATCACCCTGGAGTGGCAGCCGCCCGGCGCGTCGGCCTTCGCGGTGGTGCCCAACTCCGTGCTCAGCACCGACGCCGGCGTCGTGCGGGTGACTTCGCCGGGGAAGAAGGAGTGCGAAGGCACCGCCGACTCGCCCGGCGACGGCCTGCCGCTGACCAGCGTCCACCCCGGCTTCACGCTGACCGACCTGCGGCCCGCCGGGTTCCAGCCGCAGGTGACCGGGATGGACTGGCTGCCGGACGGCCGTCTCGCCATCGCGACCTGGGGCGGGTCGAACAACACCGCCGGTGAGGTCCAGCTGATCAGCAACGCCACCGGCACCACGGACCCGTCGCGGGTCCGCACCCAGCGGATCGCCAGTGGCCTCAAGGAACCGATGGGCGTCAAGTACGTCGACGGCAAGCTGTACGTGTCGGAGAAGACGCGGCTCGTCGAGCTGAACGACACCAACGGCGACGGGGTCACCGACGTCTACCGGACGGTCGCGACCTGGCCGTTCGGCGGCAACTTCCACGAGTTCGCGTTCGGCTTGCTGTACAAGGACGGGTTCTTCTACGTCAACCTGTCGGTGGCGATCGACCTCGGCGGCGCGACCACCAACCCGCAGCCCGCGCCGGGCCGCGGGGTCACCATCAAGGTCGACAAGAACACCGGTGCCGTCTCGACCATCGCCGGTGGCCTGCGCACCCCGCACGGCATCGGCTGGGGGCCGGAAGGCGACATCTTCGTCACCGACAACCAGGGCGGCTGGCTGCCCGCGAACAAGCTCGTGCGCGTCGAGCAGAACCGGTTCTTCAACCACTACACGAACCCGGCGGGCCCGTTCGACGCGCAGCCGGTGACCGCGCCGGTGGTGTGGTTGCCGCACAACGAAATCGCGAACTCGCCCAGCAACCCGGTCCAGCTGACGCAGGGCACGTTCGCCGGCCAGCTCGTCTACGGCGACGTGACCTACGGCGGCCTGCAGCGGGTGTACCTGGAGAAGGTCAATGGCGAGTACCAGGGCGCGGTTTTCCGGATGACGCAAGGGCTCGAGTCCGGCGTCAGCCGGATCAGCCTCGGCCCGGACGGTGCGATCTACACCGGCGGGATCGACGGCGGCGGCAACTGGGGCCAGCCGGGCAAGCTCGCCTACGGCCTGCAGAAGCTGACCCCCAACGGCACGAACGCCTTCGACATGCTCGCCATGCGAGCCGTCTCGGGCGGGTTCGAGCTCGAATACACGCAGCCGCTGTCCGCCGCGACCGTGCAGAACCTGAGCACGAAGTACCAGGTCTCCCAATGGCGTTACGTCCCGACCGCCGCGTACGGCGGCCCGAAGGTCGACGAGCAGACCCTTTCCGTGACCGGCGCGACGGTGTCCGCCGACCGCAAGAAGGTCACCCTGCAGATCGCCGGTCTGCAGGCCGGCCGGGTCGTGCACGTCCGGTCCCCGCGGCCGTTCGCGGCCGAATCCGGCACGCCGTTGTGGAGCACGGAAGCGTGGTACACCCTCAACTCCGTGGTCGGCGGGCCGCCCGCGAGCGTGACCTACGAAGCGGAACGGGCGACGCTGACCGGCGGCGCGAGCGTCAACACCGACCACCCGGGCTACCAGGCCACCGGCTTCGTCGACGGGTACTGGAACCAAGGCGCCGCAACGACGTTCGCGGTGACCGCGCCGTCCGCCGGGACCTACAACGTCGGCCTGCGGTATTCGAACGGCCCGAACCCCAGTGCCGGCACGAAATCCGTGAGCGTCTACGTGAACGGGACGAAGGTCCGCCAGACCCGGCTGGCCAGCACGACCACGTGGGACAACTGGGCGCTCCAGCCGGAAGCCCTGCCGCTCGCGGCGGGCGCGAACTCGATCTCCTACCGGTTCGACAGCGGCGACGCCGGCAACGTCAACCTCGACAACATCACCGTCACCGCGGCCACCCGCGTCCCGTTGTTCGACGGGACGAACCTGAACGCCTGGGAGCTCCGCTCCGGTGGCGCGGCACCGTGGCCGATCGACGGCGGCTCGATGGAAGCGCTCGGCGGGGACATCCGCACCCGGCAGAAGTTCGGCGACTTCAAGCTGCACGTCGAGTGGTACGAGCCGGACTACCCGCCGGAGGTCACCGGGCAGGCGCGCGGCAACAGCGGCGTCTACCTGCAGGACCGGTACGAGCTGCAGGTGCTCGATTCCTTCGGCGACACCACGCTCGCCAACGACGAGGCGGGCTCGATCTATTCGCAGAAGGCACCGGACGTGAACGCCGCGACCGCCCCGCGGACGTGGCAGACCTACGACATCACGTTCCGGGCGGCCCGGTTCGACAGTGCCGGGACCAAGACCGACAACGCCAGGGTGACCGTCGTGTGGAACGGCGTGACCGTCCACAACGACGTCGCCATCACCGGCTCGACCGGGGGCGGCGATCCGGAAGGCGCCGCACTGGGCGCGATCCGTCTGCAGGACCACGGCGACGCCGGTGCGAATCCGAGGTTCCGCAACGTCTGGGTGGAACCGATCAGCTGA